The Anopheles merus strain MAF chromosome 2L, AmerM5.1, whole genome shotgun sequence genome has a segment encoding these proteins:
- the LOC121593036 gene encoding mucin-5AC produces MGSFGALLLTLTLIIGPLAHGAKLGNGVCKNCKNKNEAANSQRLIASPINLLNPDRYEFFTLDDKGKVVKRIMTFKEIQSIVAGSDITELKLFANKNNNDRIVSSVVSNVRNVLNNELNLLNGHDAIDTAEQQQMPISDVINSPHDPPGGTSTMYDVLHKLGENLVTFKPERTTTARPSVTPERTTTTTTTTTTTTTATPPPEDLTTRWILRTTPKPFTTTAQQVTERATHSTTTRPRISSTERTTTARSTVRPVETTTKQRTTTTVHATERPTTTERPSVRSTEKPAVFKTTTLPSTTVPTTRRTTTERPTTTTTTTAAATTTTTAATTTTTATTTTTAKPIKQSTVGRPSTTTITTASNPITEAPMLKWSASSLASVRSTETPALKPSTTTTTTTEPPAMLKQAHPLTVTIRSTDAPTTRTSTTQSTTESSSTKMTSPALAEQPVMLKVSATVMKPTEQSVEHSSHRSEEVSESTNFVEYSTEQSSEKWDDSSSGSSSEATTYTTSEETLSEASTELLMNKLNEIVQQPLTVEPATMNVSDSTTPDSTVSANRVVTSEATEPTLKDTVTEEDDRESLADLDTSDDEYNSTDEELATTSGFITWFTDPISSPSKQQIDAIFKETNAAFDDESKSAITGSTLVDDTLPTTTVTSVEMDSSTAQDSASDEQSDEVQLTSLNLDNEETTTAAAATAAETSDDDDDDDSYFFQTESEQSVLQDTSTIPSDAQHAIHKIIESLQSINDDSASHETEEADSQEAPYTEDIPGMSYDTDAQSSINAIIQSLGQGALGGSESGIFSIATTTDMITTSGEVESTTMVSEAPVKNNSPTKTSISTTEKISLPSSTPLSSSSVPDVAKTPKPDVVASTETEPETGSFNYNTNIMDTIEKFLSSFASLPKESSYAANLTEMNILSDYPAEINMTDYVDRTATVASVLKFPHTASQEVAADRTEDEADKREDESSLEDAPATIEPEMILPDQPILSETVASFMKLGEMLTMGTRVSSTEENPTPVQQLEVKAAIDEEETELLRFLSICSTLGTTVYNYLLTDDPTTNEGRSMMAGQSLVYSPFATLTTLSMLFLGTRGTTAERINGVIGLDEMTSFNPHLFFKSVAEDLKPKYRRTTARAVDQEGSSFSRTLLSDESRGGLQRFFKARVQEIYSAVAETVDFRQKDMLLRHMSGDFPREDVDTLKQLRSPLVSISRNRYRHECNSAATTFGTMQFARSGGSQSPESSSVALPSVSFRSGFSTGFSKALDATILALPGSTSNVSVFFLKPSPDSDVSTLETHLRNQSISSVLKLFPDETVRSAYTEVQLPYFTQTTIYNMTQSIRRLGLQNLFEPNVANFNGLQDSSTSNLYLSEILQTDSFAMCGGGELGAARNLPFRSFSTNLVKHSVLTTDLADGNSSSSKLMRRNRRKLAYRNRSTFDAQQGQDSKLVFDTPFLYLVRHNPTGMVLYMGRFVG; encoded by the exons ATGGGGAGCTTCGGAGCTTTGCTGCTTACTTTGACACTGATCATCGGCCCGTTGGCGCACGGTGCCAAGCTGGGCAATGGAGTgtgcaaaaattgcaaaaataa AAATGAAGCTGCCAACAGCCAACGGTTAATAGCGAGCCCAATTAATCTGCTCAATCCCGACCGCTACGAGTTCTTCACGCTGGACGATAAGGGCAAGGTGGTGAAGCGCATTATGACGTTCAAGGAGATACAGAGCATCGTGGCCGGCAGCGACATTACCGAGCTGAAGCTGTTtgccaacaaaaacaacaacgatcgCATCGTATCTAGCGTCGTCTCGAACGTTAGAAACGTTCTGAACAATGAACTGAATCTCTTGAACGGGCATGATGCGATCGACACAGCCGAACAGCAGCAGATGCCCATCTCGGACGTGATCAATTCACCGCACGATCCCCCAGGTGGTACCTCCACCATGTACGATGTGTTGCACAAGCTGGGTGAAAATTTGGTAACGTTTAAGCCGGAAAGGACCACGACAGCACGCCCATCGGTGACTCCGGAGCgtacgacgacgacaaccACGACCACAACGACCACAACGACCGCTACTCCTCCACCGGAAGATCTAACTACACGCTGGATTTTAAGAACGACACCTAAACCGTTCACTACCACGGCACAGCAGGTAACTGAACGAGCAACACACTCGACAACGACAAGACCGAGGATAAGCTCAACGGAACGTACCACCACGGCACGGTCCACCGTTCGTCCCGTGGAGACGACAACAAAACAGAGAACTACCACCACTGTACACGCCACGGAACGACCCACGACCACCGAAAGACCGAGTGTAAGATCTACGGAAAAACCAGCCGTTTTCAAGACGACGACCCTGCCATCCACGACAGTACCAACCACACGCAGAACTACAACGGAACGGCcaacgacgaccacgacgaccacGGCGGCAgccaccacgaccaccacggcagccaccacgaccaccacgGCGACAACTACGACTACTGCTAAACCGATAAAACAATCGACTGTTGGTCGTCCATCcacaaccaccatcaccactgcCTCCAACCCTATTACGGAAGCGCCAATGCTAAAGTGGTCTGCCTCATCGCTAGCCTCCGTACGATCGACAGAAACACCCGCACTGAAACCGTCTACAACGACGACAACCACAACGGAACCACCGGCAATGTTGAAACAGGCACACCCATTAACGGTTACAATCCGTTCCACCGATGCACCGACGACCAGGACATCTACGACTCAATCCACGACTGAGTCATCGAGCACAAAAATGACATCACCCGCCTTGGCAGAGCAGCCGGTGATGCTAAAGGTTTCAGCTACAGTTATGAAACCAACGGAACAATCGGTCGAACACTCCTCCCACCGATCGGAAGAGGTATCGGAAAGCACCAACTTTGTAGAGTATTCGACCGAACAATCGTCGGAAAAGTGGGACGATAGTAGTAGTGGCTCGAGTAGTGAAGCGACTACCTACACTACTTCGGAGGAAACATTATCGGAAGCTTCGACGGAGCTTTTAATGAACAAACTGAACGAAATAGTACAACAGCCACTGACAGTAGAACCGGCAACGATGAATGTATCAGATAGTACTACCCCCGACTCCACGGTTAGTGCAAATCGTGTAGTAACATCGGAAGCTACGGAGCCTACCTTAAAAGATACAGTAACGGAGGAGGATGATCGTGAGTCTTTGGCGGATTTGGACACAAGCGATGATGAGTATAATTCCACCGACGAAGAGCTTGCAACTACCAGTGGATTTATCACGTGGTTTACGGATCCTATTAGCTCGCCGTCAAAGCAACAGATCGATGCAATTTTCAAGGAAACGAACGCGGCATTCGACGATGAATCGAAATCTGCGATCACGGGAAGCACATTGGTAGATGATACCCTTCCTACCACCACCGTCACCTCAGTCGAGATGGATAGCTCAACGGCACAAGATTCTGCCAGCGACGAACAGTCTGATGAGGTGCAGCTCACTTCTTTGAATTTGGACAAcgaagaaacaacaacagcagcagcagcaacagcagccgaAACATcagatgacgatgacgatgatgattccTACTTCTTCCAAACCGAATCGGAGCAAAGCGTGCTGCAAGACACCTCCACCATACCATCCGATGCGCAGCACGCTATACATAAGATTATCGAGTCGCTCCAATCGATTAACGATGATTCGGCGAGTCATGAGACGGAGGAAGCGGACTCACAGGAAGCTCCCTACACGGAGGACATTCCCGGAATGAGCTACGACACGGATGCGCAGAGTTCGATCAACGCCATTATTCAATCGCTCGGCCAAGGTGCGCTCGGTGGTAGCGAGAGTGGCATCTTTTCCATTGCCACCACTACCGATATGATCACCACCTCGGGAGAGGTCGAATCGACGACAATGGTTAGTGAAGCTCCTGTCAAAAACAACTCTCCCACCAAAACATCCATTTCTACCACGGAAAAGATTTCGTTACCGAGCTCTACACCCTTGAGCAGTTCGTCGGTACCCGATGTGGCGAAAACACCTAAGCCTGATGTGGTAGCCTCCACTGAAACGGAACCTGAAACGGGAAGCTTCAACTACAACACCAACATAATGGACACGATCGAGAAGTTTTTGAGCAGCTTTGCAAGCCTGCCGAAGGAAAGCAGCTATGCGGCGAACCTTACCGAGATGAACATACTTAGCGACTATCCTGCCGAAATCAACATGACTGACTACGTCGATCGTACGGCAACGGTAGCGTCGGTATTGAAATTCCCCCACACCGCTAGCCAGGAAGTGGCCGCTGACCGAACGGAAGATGAAGCTGACAAGAGGGAAGATGAGTCCTCGTTGGAAGATGCACCGGCAACCATCGAGCCGGAAATGATCCTGCCCGATCAACCCATCCTAAGCGAAACGGTCGCTTCCTTTATGAAGCTGGGCGAAATGCTAACCATGGGCACACGGGTAAGCTCTACGGAAGAGAACCCAACGCCCGTACAACAGCTGGAAGTGAAGGCAGCGATCGACGAGGAGGAAACGGAGCTGTTGCGCTTCCTCTCCATCTGCAGTACGCTCGGTACGACCGTGTACAACTACCTGCTAACGGACGACCCAACAACCAACGAGGGGCGATCGATGATGGCTGGACAAAGTTTGGTGTATTCTCCATTTGCCACGCTAACTACGCTCTCGATGCTATTCCTTGGAACACGCGGCACCACAGCAGAACGCATCAACGGTGTAATTGGGCTGGACGAGATGACTTCCTTTAATCCGCATCTGTTCTTCAAatcggtcgccgaagatttgaAGCCAAAATACAGGCGCACGACTGCACGCGCGGTTGACCAGGAAGGATCGAGCTTCTCCCGGACGTTGCTAAGCGACGAGTCGCGCGGAGGGTTGCAGCGATTCTTCAAAGCACGTGTACAGGAAATTTACTCCGCAGTGGCAGAAACGGTTGATTTCCGGCAGAAGGATATGCTGCTCCGGCACATGAGTGGAGATTTTCCGCGAGAAGATGTGGACACGCTGAAACAGCTGCGCTCACCGTTGGTGTCCATCAGCAGGAATCGCTATCGC CATGAATGTAACAGTGCCGCTACGACCTTCGGTACGATGCAGTTCGCACGATCCGGTGGTAGCCAAAGCCCTGAATCATCCTCCGTTGCACTGCCAAGCGTATCATTCCGCTCCGGCTTTTCGACCGGTTTTTCCAAGGCTCTCGATGCAACCATTCTTGCCCTGCCCGGCTCCACCAGCAACGTGTCGGTGTTTTTCCTTAAACCTTCCCCCGACTCGGATGTATCCACTCTCGAGACACACCTCCGGAACCAGAGCATATCGAGCGTGCTGAAGCTGTTCCCCGACGAAACGGTACGAAGCGCTTACACCGAGGTACAGCTGCCCTACTTCACACAAACCACCATCTACAACATGACCCAAAGCATTCGACGGCTGGGCCTGCAGAATCTGTTCGAGCCGAATGTGGCCAACTTTAACGGGCTGCAAGATTCGTCCACCTCCAACCTCTATCTGTCGGAAATCTTGCAGACGGATTCGTTTGCCAtgtgcggtggtggtgagCTGGGAGCAGCGAGAAATTTGCCGTTCCGTAGTTTCTCCACCAATCTGGTCAAGCACAGTGTGCTAACGACGGATTTGGCTGATggtaacagcagcagtagtaaaCTGATGCGTCGCAATCGTCGAAAGCTTGCATATCGAAACCGTTCCACTTTCGATGCGCAACAGGGACAGGATAGCAAGCTGGTGTTTGATACACCGTTTCTGTACTTGGTAAGACACAATCCGACGGGAATGGTCCTTTACATGGGACGTTTTGTAGGTTAA
- the LOC121593037 gene encoding anaphase-promoting complex subunit 2 produces the protein MPNDAETQRLLDKGFPVFKNELKAEPITVEELEQLHQRLKTNELLSKVYESFFAKIENILQHVVVPQFWSRFRSKLPQEPSRDSFIQYQHAVKELYDRFAFFRRQLKRLETVCPAKDVPFVYRKLPSEVVVFCNHFHTTLHAQLPDDFNELVYRFYFVAFRVFIYSHSDGEEYMDVAESNRCIACDMTAGDCQCQAIADAFTSTNRYLSMMGILEEIAGYTLNLLIQERIDAKVDETKENYATSHVESLEQWLNTVVMEWLTRIYNKGSLQIHPHHTALQRHIAQMQSKLLFYMYDKYANTIVDQFFQIIINFPMSQSAVDDLKLCLSKINLKRCFVTTVRDMLRERLLHPGVDTPDILTGYVAALKTLAHFDSSTVLLRSITRPIKEYLRNRTETVRCVVTSFTGDGTSDLAEELAKGETEPVSKTSSSDKLDDPDWKNWQPDPVNMAPAALKFIASNKRADIISMVVDIYGSKEIFVNEYRNLLAERLLSQAECSVEREVKHLELLKSRFGESLLHSCDVMLKDITESKRINTHILSPDSGTAEELSGQVSALIVSSQFWPTFRKETMELPTSIKEMFEKYTKAYESYKVNRTLQWTPLNGKVTIELEHNGKVQEMQVTPAQAAIAIHFSEQPQWELDCLSQKMNMPPIVLRKRIVFWQSQGLIRETKENLFVLIDKSTESDVSADAMQAQPNDVCEEEEAESAMESASDQREEELQVFWSYIEAMLTNLDSLPLDRIHQMLKMFASQVDFTQDELKHILQRKVREHKLVYAGGVYQLPKS, from the exons atgcCGAACGACGCGGAAACGCAGCGATTGTTAGATAAGGGTTTTCCCGTGTTCAAGAATGAA CTTAAAGCAGAACCCATTACCGTGGAGGAATTGGAGCAGCTGCATCAACGCCTGAAAACCAACGAACTGCTATCGAAGGTGTACGAATCGTTCTTCGCAAAGATCGAAAACATTCTGCAGCATGTTGTGGTGCCCCAGTTCTGGTCACGCTTCAGATCCAAGCTGCCCCAAGAGCCATCCCGCGATAGCTTCATCCAATACCAGCATGCGGTTAAAGAGCTGTACGAccggtttgcttttttccgGCGCCAGTTAAAGCGACTGGAAACAGTTTGCCCGGCAAAGGATGTTCCGTTCGTGTACCGGAAGCTACCGAGCGAAGTGGTTGTGTTTTGTAACCACTTTCACACTACGCTGCACGCGCAGCTTCCGGACGACTTTAACGAGCTGGTGTACCGGTTCTACTTCGTCGCATTCCGTGTGTTCATCTACAGCCACTCGGATGGGGAAGAGTATATGGATGTGGCAGAAAGCAATCGGTGCATCGCGTGCGACATGACCGCCGGAGACTGCCAGTGCCAGGCGATTGCGGATGCGTTCACCAGCACGAACCGATATCTGTCTATGATGGGAATTTTGGAGGAAATAGCAGGCTATACGCTGAATCTGCTGATACAGGAGCGGATCGATGCGAAGGTGGACGAAACGAAGGAAAACTATGCGACCTCGCACGTGGAAAGTCTGGAGCAGTGGCTCAACACGGTAGTAATGGAGTGGTTGACCCGCATCTACAACAAAGGTTCGCTCCAGATCCATCCGCATCACACGGCTCTGCAGCGCCACATCGCCCAGATGCAGAGCAAGCTGCTGTTCTACATGTACGACAAGTACGCGAACACGATCGTCGATCAGTTCTTTCAGATTATCATCAACTTCCCGATGTCCCAGTCGGCGGTCGATGATCTGAAGCTGTGCCTGAGCAAGATCAATTTGAAGCGCTGCTTCGTGACCACGGTTCGTGACATGTTACGGGAGCGATTGCTTCACCCGGGTGTCGATACGCCGGACATATTGACGGGGTACGTGGCAGCGCTGAAAACATTAGCCCACTTTGACTCCAGCACCGTGCTGCTACGATCGATCACGCGACCGATCAAGGAGTATCTGCGCAATCGAACCGAAACGGTACGCTGTGTCGTCACGAGCTTCACTGGCGACGGCACTTCCGATCTGGCCGAGGAGCTTGCAAAGGGAGAAACGGAGCCGGTCTCCAAAACGTCCAGCAGTGACAAGCTGGACGATCCCGATTGGAAAAACTGGCAGCCGGATCCGGTAAACATGGCCCCGGCCGCACTGAAATTCATCGCTTCCAACAAGCGAGCCGACATCATCTCCATGGTGGTCGACATCTACGGGAGCAAGGAAATCTTCGTCAACGAGTATCGCAATTTGCTGGCGGAACGGTTGCTGTCACAGGCGGAATGTAGCGTAGAGAGGGAGGTGAAGCATCTGGAGCTGCTCAAGTCACGGTTCGGCGAGAGTTTGCTGCACAGCTGCGACGTCATGCTTAAGGATATTACGGAGTCGAAACGGATCAATACACACATTCTGTCACCCGACTCCGGTACCGCCGAGGAGCTATCGGGCCAGGTTTCCGCACTGATCGTTTCATCGCAGTTTTGGCCTACGTTCCGGAAGGAAACCATGGAACTGCCGACTTCGATTAaggaaatgtttgaaaagtaCACGAAAGCCTATGAATCGTACAAAGTGAACCGCACGCTGCAATGGACACCGTTGAACGGGAAGGTCACGATAGAGCTGGAGCACAACGGGAAGGTTCAGGAGATGCAGGTGACGCCCGCCCAAGCTGCAATAGCTATTCATTTTAGTGAACAGC CGCAATGGGAATTGGATTGCTTGAGCCAGAAGATGAACATGCCACCGATTGTACTGCGGAAGCGCATCGTGTTCTGGCAATCGCAGGGTCTGATACGCGAAACGAAGGAAAACCTTTTCGTGCTGATTGACAAAAGCACGGAAAGCGACGTTAGTGCCGACGCGATGCAAGCCCAACCGAACGACGTGTGCGAGGAAGAGGAGGCCGAGAGCGCGATGGAATCGGCCAGCGATCAGCGCGAGGAAGAGTTGCAGGTGTTCTGGTCATACATCGAGGCCATGCTGACCAACCTGGACTCGCTGCCGCTCGACCGCATACACCAGATGCTGAAAATGTTTGCGTCCCAGGTGGACTTTACGCAGGACGAGCTGAAGCACATCCTTCAGCGCAAGGTTCGCGAACACAAGCTCGTTTACGCCGGCGGAGTCTATCAGCTGCCCAAGTCGTAG
- the LOC121593040 gene encoding WASH complex subunit 3, whose amino-acid sequence MDSLTVQKHELPPTNQKRMVAFINHFIVSTVTFLNKFASDCESKFVTYEQKIQNLEASLLIVEAKLASIDVLKQLSDGPPASAEMKPSDSQPTALGSSDGEPIPAAEMQSQPEISSPNPPALERDPKYDLYFKMLQLGVPLGAVKNKISFEGLDPDYIDRFL is encoded by the exons ATGGATTCATTAACAGTGCAGAAACACGAA CTGCCTCCCACCAATCAAAAACGAATGGTTGCATTCATCAATCACTTTATCGTTAGCACTGTGACGTTCCTGAACAAGTTTGCCTCCGACTGTGAGAGCAAGTTTGTGACCTACgagcaaaaaatacaaaacctgGAAGCCTCGCTACTGATAGTAGAAGCCAAACTAGCGTCGATAGATGTTCTGAAACAGCTCAGCGATGGCCCTCCGGCGAGTGCGGAGATGAAACCCAGCGATAGCCAACCGACTGCGTTGGGAAGCTCCGACGGGGAACCTATTCCAGCTGCAGAAATGCAATCCCAACCCGAAATCTCTTCTCCCAATCCGCCTGCCTTAGAGAGAGACCCTAAGTACGATCTGTACTTTAAAATGCTCCAGCTTGGCGTACCGCTCGGAgcagtgaaaaacaaaatctcgtTCGAAGGCTTAGATCCCGACTATATTGACCGGTTTCTGTGA